One window from the genome of Musa acuminata AAA Group cultivar baxijiao chromosome BXJ1-4, Cavendish_Baxijiao_AAA, whole genome shotgun sequence encodes:
- the LOC135647422 gene encoding 4-coumarate--CoA ligase 3-like — translation MGSYSMPEETTFRSKLPDIDINNRRPLHAYCFERLADFADRPCIIDGASGAVMSYADVDIAARRAAAGLHRLGVGRGQVIMILLRNSPEFVLAFLAASHCGAVATTANPFYTPAEIHKQAAASGARVIVTESCYVDKVREFAQERGVTIVCADGPSEGCRHFSELLDADERDLHEVDIDPDDVVALPYSSGTTGLPKGVMLTHRSLITSVAQQVDGDNPNLYFHKEDVLLCVLPLFHIYSLNSVLLCGLRVGAAILIMRKFEISAMLELVQRYRVTVAPLVPPIVLDFVKSPLVDSYDLSSIRTVMSGAAPMGKELEDKFMAKLPNATLGQGYGMTEAGPVLSMCLAFAKEPFPVKSGACGTVVRNAELKIVDPDTGASLGHNKRGEICIRGAQIMKGYLNDPEATRNTIDKEGWLHTGDIGLVDDDDEIFIVDRLKELIKYKGFQVAPAELEALLITHHDIADAAVVPMKDELAGEVPVAFVVRCNGSQVTEEEIKQYVSKQVVFYKRINKVFFTEAIPKAPSGKILRKDLRAKLASPFPSA, via the exons ATGGGGTCGTACTCGATGCCGGAGGAGACCACTTTCCGGTCGAAGTTGCCGGACATCGACATCAACAACCGCCGACCGCTTCACGCCTACTGTTTCGAGCGGTTGGCCGACTTCGCTGACCGCCCCTGCATCATCGATGGCGCCAGCGGCGCCGTCATGAGCTACGCCGACGTCGACATCGCCGCCCGCCGCGCAGCCGCCGGCCTGCACCGCCTCGGCGTCGGGCGGGGGCAGGTCATCATGATCCTCCTCCGAAACTCCCCTGAGTTCGTCCTCGCCTTCCTCGCTGCCTCCCACTGCGGCGCCGTCGCCACCACCGCCAACCCCTTCTACACCCCGGCCGAGATCCACAAGCAGGCCGCGGCCTCGGGAGCCCGCGTGATCGTCACCGAGTCCTGCTACGTCGACAAAGTCCGCGAGTTCGCGCAGGAGCGGGGTGTCACCATCGTGTGCGCCGACGGGCCTTCCGAGGGCTGTCGCCACTTCTCTGAGCTCCTGGACGCCGACGAGCGCGACCTCCATGAGGTCGACATCGACCCCGACGACGTGGTGGCGCTGCCGTACTCGTCGGGGACGACCGGGCTGCCCAAGGGTGTCATGCTGACCCACCGGAGCTTGATCACCAGCGTGGCCCAGCAGGTCGACGGCGACAATCCCAACCTCTACTTCCACAAGGAGGACGTGCTGCTGTGCGTGCTGCCTCTGTTCCAcatctactcgctgaactcggtgCTGCTGTGCGGGCTCCGGGTGGGCGCCGCCATCCTGATTATGAGGAAGTTCGAGATATCGGCCATGCTGGAGCTGGTTCAGCGGTACCGCGTGACGGTCGCGCCGCTCGTGCCGCCGATCGTGCTGGATTTCGTCAAGAGCCCGCTGGTCGACAGCTACGACTTGTCCTCGATAAGGACGGTGATGTCGGGGGCGGCGCCGATGGGGAAGGAACTGGAGGACAAGTTCATGGCCAAGCTCCCCAACGCTACGCTCGGCCAG GGCTACGGCATGACAGAAGCCGGGCCGGTGCTCTCGATGTGCCTCGCCTTCGCCAAGGAGCCATTCCCGGTGAAGTCCGGGGCGTGCGGCACCGTCGTGAGGAACGCGGAGCTGAAGATCGTCGACCCCGACACCGGCGCGTCGCTGGGCCACAACAAGCGCGGCGAGATCTGCATCAGAGGAGCCCAAATCATGAAAG GGTATCTCAATGATCCAGAGGCGACGAGGAACACCATAGACAAGGAAGGCTGGCTGCACACGGGGGACATCGGCTTggtggacgacgacgacgagatcTTTATCGTGGACAGGCTCAAGGAGCTCATCAAGTACAAGGGGTTCCAGGTAGCCCCAGCCGAGCTCGAGGCCTTGCTCATCACCCACCACGACATTGCCGATGCTGCCGTCGTCCC GATGAAGGACGAACTCGCCGGGGAAGTCCCTGTGGCTTTCGTTGTGAGGTGCAATGGGTCTCAGGTCACGGAGGAGGAGATCAAGCAGTACGTCTCGAAGCAG GTGGTGTTCTACAAGAGGATCAACAAGGTGTTCTTCACGGAGGCCATTCCCAAGGCGCCATCCGGCAAGATACTGAGGAAGGATCTTAGAGCGAAGCTAGCGAGCCCATTCCCCTCCGCGTGA